The following proteins are encoded in a genomic region of Vicugna pacos chromosome 16, VicPac4, whole genome shotgun sequence:
- the FBXO39 gene encoding F-box only protein 39, protein MDEESQLIQPQDQSCWAALPDVCLRRVFWWLGDRDRSRAALVCRKWNEIMYSADLWRYRTITFSGRPSRVHASEFESALWYVKKFGHYLEHLEIKFLNPYNAVLTKKFQVTMRGLLSCLGKSNNRLKSLSIQHLELDRLVWRNSIRSSFIKSLSFFLKKMGKHLDYVNLKGARLTVEQGCHMLNSLSYLRSKSMVSELNIEDYFSHHLAVYSSLQFHKTMATFRSLVSLTLNYNCISDELLENLCENNAGTLWTMNVKCHVHDPHSQVIWGMSWAKLARHATSLKVNFFFERVMKHERLARILLQEIPVRSISLRSCYFSDPDWSMRPTLTDLLPTFRHTLQKLTFEFNNNHESLDEELHLLILSCRKLFYFKIWAFLDVKFVERILKSQEEGQCALRTLKVRIYTNRCEANEEDRTLREIYRKYRKMIDSELNYFVIAYPMM, encoded by the exons ATGGACGAAGAAAGCCAATTGATCCAGCCTCAAGACCAGAGCTGCTGGGCCGCTCTGCCCGATGTGTGCCTGCGTCGTGTTTTCTGGTGGCTGGGAGACAGGGACAGGTCCAGAGCAGCGCTTGTCTGCAGAAAGTGGAACGAGATAATGTATTCAGCTGATCTCTGGCGATACAGAACCATCACGTTCAGTGGGAGACCTTCCAGGGTACACGCGTCCGAATTCGAGTCGGCTCTTTGGTATGTGAAGAAATTTGGTCATTATCTGGAGCACCTGGAGATCAAATTCCTGAATCCTTACAACGCTGTCCTAACCAAGAAGTTCCAGGTCACCATGCGAGGGCTTCTCTCATGTCTGGGCAAGAGTAACAACCGTCTGAAGTCTCTCTCCATCCAGCACCTGGAACTGGACCGCCTGGTCTGGAGGAACAGCATCAGGAGCTCGTTCATCAAAAGCCTGAGCTTCTTCTTGAAGAAGATGGGCAAACACCTGGATTATGTCAACCTGAAGGGGGCCAGGCTCACCGTGGAGCAAGGCTGCCACATGCTCAACTCCCTGAGCTACTTAAGGAGCAAGAGCATGGTGTCGGAGCTCAACATTGAGGACTACTTCAGTCACCACCTCGCCGTCTACAGCAGCCTCCAGTTCCACAAGACCATGGCCACGTTCCGCAGCCTCGTGTCCCTGACCCTCAACTACAACTGCATCTCCGACGAGCTGCTGGAGAACTTGTGTGAGAACAACGCTGGTACCCTCTGGACCATGAACGTGAAGTGCCACGTTCATGACCCCCACAGCCAGGTCATCTGGGGCATGTCCTGGGCCAAGCTGGCCAGGCACGCCACCAGCCTCAAGGTGAACTTCTTCTTTGAGCGAGTCATGAAGCACGAGCGCTTGGCCCGGATCCTCCTGCAGGAGATCCCGGTCAGGAGCATCAGCCTGAGGAGCTGCTACTTCAGCGACCCAGACTGGTCCATGAGGCCCACTCTGACGGACCTCCTGCCCACCTTCCGGCACACCCTGCAG AAGCTAACTTTTGAGTTCAACAACAACCATGAGTCTCTGGACGAGGAGCTGCACCTCCTCATCTTATCCTGCAGGAAGttgttttatttcaaaatctgGGCTTTCCTTGATGTTAAGTTTGTGGAGCGGATCCTCAAGAGTCAGGAAGAAGGGCAGTGTGCCCTGCGCACACTCAAG GTGAGAATTTACACAAACAGATGTGAGGCAAATGAAGAAGACAGGACACTGCGGGAAATTTACAGGAAGTACAGAAAGATGATCGATTCAGAGCTGAACTATTTTGTCATCGCCTACCCCATGATGTAA